In a single window of the Niabella ginsenosidivorans genome:
- a CDS encoding sulfatase family protein, giving the protein MKKLIMMVLWSISVCTYGQQATGAKAARPNIVYIMSDDHGYQAVSAYGYGLNKTPSIDRLAKEGALFTTATVTNSLCAPSRAVMLTGKHSFINGKVDNVQHFDWNQDNFPKLLRKAGYQTAMVGKIHMDGLPQGFDYSAVLPDQGDYYNPDFIINGVKQQIHGYVTDITTDLALKWLDNRDKSKPFCLLYHQKAPHREWMPAERYYKKYTKMTFKEPETLFDDYKGRGTAAKSAEMNILKDMNWADDDKIRPEVLKELGIHSLLKWDTVAYNRSLGRMDPEQRAAWDAVYDPINEDFKKRYPTMSKEDLMHWRYQRYMQDYLGSIAAVDEGVGELLDYLDKNGLTENTIVVYTSDQGFYMGEHGWFDKRFMYEESLKTPLLIRYPKEIKPGTKITSMVQNLDFAPTFLDYGGAKIPADMQGESFRKLVAGKTSKWRDAIYYTYYEYPSIHMVKRHYGIRTDRYKLIHFYYDINEWELYDLQKDPHEMHNVYNDSSYRTVREEMHRKLDELRKKYKDSDANDQKYIKAYLSATLKKK; this is encoded by the coding sequence ATGAAAAAGTTAATAATGATGGTGTTATGGTCCATATCGGTGTGTACGTATGGGCAACAGGCGACCGGCGCAAAAGCTGCCCGGCCGAATATTGTGTACATCATGAGCGATGACCATGGCTACCAGGCCGTGAGCGCCTATGGTTATGGGTTAAATAAAACGCCCAGCATCGACCGCCTGGCAAAAGAAGGCGCCTTATTTACCACGGCCACGGTCACTAATTCATTATGCGCGCCCAGTCGCGCGGTAATGCTCACCGGTAAACATAGTTTTATAAATGGTAAGGTAGATAATGTCCAGCACTTTGACTGGAATCAGGACAACTTTCCCAAACTGCTCCGCAAAGCAGGTTACCAAACAGCCATGGTAGGAAAAATTCATATGGATGGGCTTCCGCAGGGCTTTGATTATTCAGCCGTATTACCGGACCAGGGCGATTATTATAACCCGGATTTCATCATTAACGGGGTGAAGCAGCAGATCCATGGTTATGTAACCGATATTACAACGGACCTGGCATTGAAATGGCTGGACAACCGCGATAAGAGTAAACCGTTCTGTTTATTGTATCATCAAAAAGCACCGCACCGGGAATGGATGCCCGCAGAACGGTACTATAAAAAATATACAAAAATGACCTTTAAAGAACCTGAAACCCTGTTTGATGACTATAAGGGCCGGGGCACAGCAGCGAAGTCTGCCGAAATGAATATCCTGAAAGACATGAACTGGGCAGATGATGACAAGATAAGACCCGAAGTGCTGAAGGAGCTGGGTATTCATTCCCTGCTGAAATGGGATACTGTAGCTTATAACAGGAGCCTAGGAAGAATGGACCCTGAGCAGCGTGCAGCCTGGGATGCGGTATATGATCCCATTAATGAAGATTTTAAAAAACGATATCCGACCATGTCAAAAGAAGACCTGATGCACTGGCGTTATCAGCGCTATATGCAGGATTACCTGGGGTCTATAGCCGCTGTGGATGAAGGGGTTGGTGAGCTGCTGGATTATCTTGATAAAAACGGTCTGACAGAGAACACCATTGTTGTATACACTTCAGACCAGGGCTTTTATATGGGAGAGCACGGGTGGTTCGATAAGCGGTTTATGTACGAGGAATCGTTGAAAACACCATTGCTCATCCGTTACCCGAAAGAAATTAAACCGGGGACAAAAATTACTTCTATGGTACAGAACCTGGATTTTGCACCCACTTTCCTGGATTATGGAGGAGCAAAAATTCCGGCGGATATGCAGGGTGAATCCTTCAGAAAGCTGGTAGCCGGTAAAACTTCCAAATGGAGAGATGCCATTTACTATACATATTATGAATATCCCTCTATTCATATGGTAAAAAGGCATTATGGTATCCGTACCGATCGCTATAAACTCATACATTTTTATTATGATATTAATGAATGGGAATTATACGATCTGCAAAAAGACCCGCATGAAATGCACAATGTGTATAACGACTCTTCCTATCGTACAGTAAGAGAAGAGATGCACAGGAAGCTTGACGAACTGAGAAAGAAATATAAGGACAGTGATGCAAATGACCAGAAGTATATTAAGGCCTATTTGTCGGCAACATTAAAGAAAAAATAA